In Mauremys reevesii isolate NIE-2019 linkage group 8, ASM1616193v1, whole genome shotgun sequence, a single genomic region encodes these proteins:
- the GPR151 gene encoding G-protein coupled receptor 151 produces MNSSLAPQVHFAGGSQPHDSREWKAVIPALLGVICLAGLAGNACVIGILLYNARRGKPSLIHSLILNLSLADLLLLLFAAPLRAAAYSRGAWTLGWFVCKTSDGFLHTCMAAKSLTTAVVAKACFMYASNPAKQVSIETRTICAVLLATWLVALVSSLPLWLFSALRELAAGSPACLVAVPAPAREFMAAFVKLYPLLVFCAPLLCAFLYFWRAYGRCQRRGTKTQNLRNQIRSRRLTIMLLSVTVTLAVMWLPEWISWLWVWHLNPAGPSPPEGFLALTQALMFTISSANPLIFLVMSEEFREGFKGLWKRLTLKKALPATDNEELPAANSEVLPDSVPSPEPVIAEQEKELPAAPQALESLEKKEMPVFPDVEQFWHDREAAPDAQDNDPIPWEHEEQETAGCDQ; encoded by the coding sequence ATGAACAGCTCCCTGGCTCCGCAGGTGCATTTCGCGGGCGGCTCTCAGCCCCACGACTCGCGGGAGTGGAAGGCGGTGATCCCCGCTTTGCTGGGCGTCATCTGCCTGGCGGGCTTGGCGGGGAACGCGTGTGTCATCGGCATCCTGCTCTACAACGCCAGGCGCGGGAAACCCTCCCTGATCCACTCCCTGATCCTCAACCTCAGCCTGGCGGATCTGCTCCTCCTGCTCTTCGCCGCGCCCCTGCGGGCAGCCGCTTACTCCCGCGGCGCCTGGACCCTGGGCTGGTTCGTCTGCAAAACCTCCGACGGGTTCCTCCACACGTGCATGGCCGCCAAGAGCCTGACGACCGCCGTGGTGGCCAAGGCTTGCTTCATGTACGCCAGCAACCCGGCCAAGCAAGTGAGTATTGAGACCCGCACGATCTGCGCGGTGCTGCTGGCCACGTGGCTGGTGGCCCTGGTGAGCTCCCTGCCGCTCTGGCTCTTCAGCGCCCTTCGGGAGCTCGCGGCGGGCTCGCCCGCCTGCCTCGTGGCCGTGCCAGCCCCCGCCCGGGAGTTCATGGCTGCCTTTGTCAAGCTCTACCCCCTGCTCGTGTTCTGCGCGCCCCTGCTCTGCGCCTTCCTTTATTTCTGGCGCGCTTATGGCAGGTGCCAGCGCAGGGGGACCAAGACCCAGAACCTGAGGAACCAGATCAGATCCAGGCGCCTTACAATCATGCTGCTGAGCGTCACTGTCACCTTGGCCGTGATGTGGCTGCCGGAATGGATATCCTGGCTGTGGGTTTGGCACCTAAATCCAGCAGGGCCTTCTCCCCCCGAAGGCTTCCTGGCTCTGACCCAAGCCCTTATGTTCACCATCTCTTCAGCCAACCCTCTCATCTTCCTGGTGATGTCTGAGGAATTCAGGGAGGGCTTTAAGGGCTTGTGGAAAAGGCTGACCCTGAAAAAGGCTCTCCCTGCCACAGACAACGAGGAACTCCCGGCTGctaactctgaggttctcccCGATTCGGTCCCTTCTCCAGAGCCAGTGATTGCTGAGCAAGAGAAAGAACTCCCAGCTGCCCCTCAGGCCTTAGAAAGCCTGGAAAAGAAGGAGATGCCCGTCTTTCCAGACGTAGAGCAATTCTGGCATGACCGAGAAGCAGCCCCCGATGCTCAAGACAATGACCCTATTCCTTGGGAGCACGAAGAGCAAGAGACAGCAGGCTGTGATCAGTAA